A stretch of the Chitiniphilus purpureus genome encodes the following:
- a CDS encoding 3'-5' exonuclease, translated as MTAFFAGWRRRRGLRRLREPAYRSLFDPPPAGEYISLDCETSSLDPLKAELLAVAAIRIAGRRILASQRLELLVRPRGAIDRASIAVHAIRDADAAAGLPEREALARLLAFIGPRPLVGYYLEFDLAILDRYLKPWLGIGLPNRRIEVSSLYYDRKVSAYRPEVDLSLTAMLHDLALPALPRHDPYHDALLAALLFLKLTYHGIPP; from the coding sequence ATGACGGCGTTCTTTGCCGGCTGGCGCCGTCGCCGTGGATTGCGTCGGCTGCGCGAACCTGCCTACCGCTCACTGTTCGATCCGCCGCCAGCCGGCGAATACATCAGCCTTGATTGTGAGACCAGCAGCCTGGACCCGCTCAAGGCGGAGCTGCTGGCGGTGGCCGCGATCCGGATCGCCGGGCGGCGCATCCTTGCCTCGCAGCGCCTGGAATTGCTGGTGCGCCCGCGTGGCGCGATCGACCGCGCCAGCATTGCAGTCCATGCGATCCGCGATGCCGACGCGGCAGCCGGACTGCCGGAGCGCGAGGCGCTGGCGCGCTTGCTCGCCTTTATCGGACCGCGCCCGCTGGTGGGCTACTACCTGGAATTCGACCTCGCCATCCTTGATCGTTACCTCAAACCGTGGCTGGGCATCGGCCTGCCCAACCGCCGGATCGAGGTCTCCTCGCTGTACTACGACCGCAAGGTCAGCGCCTACCGTCCCGAGGTGGATCTGTCGCTGACCGCCATGTTGCACGACTTGGCGCTGCCGGCCCTGCCGCGCCACGACCCCTATCACGATGCCCTGCTCGCCGCGCTGCTGTTCCTGAAGCTGACCTATCACGGGATACCGCCCTGA
- a CDS encoding putative nucleotidyltransferase substrate binding domain-containing protein, with protein sequence MPTPFDFHQPPFDCLSGTERARLEAVIDLEYYAHGERVIGQDSPVDSLFVPMKGVIGSMVDDDPVLYHQGEAFDTRALVSGRAATSLYALEDSVLFRLPRECVLDLTQRNPLFGAFFYQDVAKRLASLAHQPIRHELQSLWLARVAQAPVRAPCWLADSVTLADAARAMQQQHLSSVLVRSADGAGIFTQSDLRDAIADGIDATGTPLASRVHRPLQGIEEDEFLYQALLLMTRQAIQRVIVTRKGEIVGVLEQVDLLAFLSNHAHLVGARIERAADTDDLQHAARDLRRMVAVLHGQGVKTTLIADLVTELQRKLLARLFAMLAPPGLVANSCLVLLGSEGRGEQVLPADQDNALLLADGYAPPVELPAITERFNTLLVQFGHPRCTGGVMLCNPAWRLSVGQCKHLLDEALDRGDGDAIMRLAIWQDAHPVCGDGTLLAQVVTHLRRWSAGDDAFLARFALAAEQFAPPPRMGGPWADKAPFDLKKLGIFPIVHGVRSLALEAGIEPTNTYRRLEALHTTGRLDPSLARDLTETLALFHALHLRHALQQDAQGRPIDYLIDPARLSPLERALLRDAFAVVRRLRERLRHHFRLAQF encoded by the coding sequence ATGCCCACGCCGTTCGATTTCCATCAACCACCCTTTGACTGCCTGAGCGGGACCGAACGCGCCCGGCTCGAAGCCGTCATCGACCTGGAATACTATGCGCATGGCGAGCGGGTGATCGGGCAGGACAGCCCTGTCGACAGCCTGTTCGTGCCGATGAAGGGCGTCATCGGCAGCATGGTGGACGACGATCCCGTGCTCTACCACCAAGGCGAGGCATTCGACACCCGCGCCCTGGTCAGTGGCCGGGCCGCCACCAGCCTGTATGCACTGGAAGACAGCGTGCTGTTCCGGTTGCCGCGCGAGTGCGTGCTCGACCTGACGCAACGCAATCCGTTGTTCGGTGCCTTTTTCTACCAGGACGTGGCCAAGCGCCTGGCCTCGCTTGCCCACCAGCCCATCCGACACGAGCTGCAATCGCTGTGGCTTGCCCGTGTGGCACAGGCGCCGGTCCGCGCCCCATGCTGGCTGGCCGACAGCGTCACGTTGGCGGACGCCGCCCGCGCCATGCAGCAGCAGCATCTCAGCTCGGTGCTGGTGCGCAGCGCCGACGGCGCAGGCATCTTCACCCAGAGCGATCTGCGCGACGCGATCGCCGATGGCATCGACGCCACCGGCACCCCTCTCGCCAGCCGTGTGCACCGCCCGCTGCAGGGCATCGAAGAAGACGAGTTCCTGTACCAGGCACTGCTGCTGATGACCCGGCAGGCAATCCAGCGCGTCATCGTCACCCGCAAAGGCGAGATCGTCGGCGTGCTGGAGCAGGTCGACCTGCTGGCCTTTCTGTCCAACCACGCCCACCTGGTCGGCGCCCGGATCGAACGCGCGGCCGATACCGATGACCTGCAACATGCGGCGCGCGACCTGCGGCGCATGGTGGCCGTGCTGCATGGGCAAGGGGTGAAGACGACGCTGATCGCCGACCTCGTCACCGAGCTGCAGCGCAAGCTCCTGGCGCGGCTGTTTGCGATGCTGGCCCCGCCCGGGCTCGTCGCCAACAGCTGTCTCGTTCTGCTCGGCTCGGAAGGCCGGGGCGAGCAAGTGCTGCCTGCCGACCAGGACAATGCCCTGCTGCTCGCCGACGGCTACGCGCCTCCGGTCGAGCTGCCGGCGATCACCGAACGCTTCAACACACTGCTGGTGCAATTCGGCCACCCACGCTGCACGGGTGGCGTCATGCTCTGCAACCCGGCCTGGCGATTGTCGGTCGGCCAGTGCAAGCACCTGCTGGATGAGGCGCTCGATCGCGGCGATGGCGACGCCATCATGCGGTTGGCCATCTGGCAGGATGCCCACCCGGTCTGCGGTGACGGGACGCTGCTGGCACAGGTCGTCACGCATCTGCGGCGCTGGTCGGCCGGCGACGATGCATTCCTCGCACGCTTTGCGCTGGCGGCGGAGCAGTTCGCACCGCCACCGCGGATGGGCGGCCCATGGGCGGACAAAGCACCGTTTGATCTGAAGAAGCTGGGCATCTTCCCCATCGTCCACGGCGTGCGCAGCCTGGCACTGGAAGCCGGCATCGAGCCGACCAACACCTATCGCCGGCTCGAGGCGCTGCACACCACCGGCCGGCTCGACCCTTCCCTGGCACGTGACCTGACCGAGACACTGGCGCTGTTCCATGCGCTGCATCTGCGCCATGCACTGCAGCAGGACGCGCAAGGCAGGCCGATCGACTACCTGATCGACCCGGCCCGGTTGAGCCCGCTCGAACGCGCGCTGCTGCGCGACGCGTTCGCCGTGGTACGCCGGCTGCGCGAGCGGTTGCGCCACCACTTCCGGCTGGCGCAGTTCTGA
- a CDS encoding cation acetate symporter, translated as MIRTLHGRLGFAAATLCAALPLWAAPALDGPVEQRSLNWHAIVMFFIFVAFTLGITYWAARRTRSAKDFYAAGGGITGFQNGLAIAGDYMSAASFLGISALVMTSGFDGLIYSIGFLVGWPIITFLVAERLRNLGKYTFADVASYRLAQTPVRTFAAIGTLVVVALYLIAQMVGAGKLIQLLFGMSYSSAVMLVGVLMVLYVTFGGMLATTWVQIIKAVMLLSGATFMAAMVLSLTGFSFETMFQTAVASHPKGSAIMSPGGLVSNPVDAISLGIGLMFGTAGLPHILMRFFTVKDAKEARKSVFFATGFIGYFYILTFIIGFGAIMLVLGKPEFTETIMKDGEPVKQLIGGANMAAVHLAGAVGGDYFLGFISAVAFATILAVVSGLALSGASAVSHDLYANVFARGHTNEAKEVRVSKIATVVLGIVAIILGITFENQNVAFMVGLAFAIAASANFPVLFLSMFWKGLTTRGAVIGGTIGLVSAILMIVLGPAVWVKTLGHPAALFPYENPSLFSMPLAFFSIWLFSKLDNSTRAANEKALFLPQFIRSMTGIGAEGASRH; from the coding sequence ATGATCCGCACCCTCCATGGCCGCCTGGGTTTTGCCGCCGCCACACTGTGCGCGGCCTTGCCACTCTGGGCCGCACCGGCGCTGGACGGCCCGGTCGAGCAACGCAGCCTCAACTGGCACGCGATCGTGATGTTCTTCATCTTTGTCGCGTTCACGCTTGGCATCACCTACTGGGCGGCACGCCGCACCCGCTCGGCCAAGGACTTCTACGCCGCCGGCGGCGGCATCACCGGCTTCCAGAACGGCCTTGCCATTGCCGGCGACTATATGTCGGCCGCCTCCTTTCTCGGGATTTCCGCGCTGGTGATGACCAGCGGCTTCGATGGACTGATCTACTCGATCGGCTTCCTGGTCGGTTGGCCCATCATCACCTTCCTCGTGGCGGAACGGCTGCGCAATCTGGGCAAGTACACCTTTGCCGACGTGGCCTCCTACCGGCTGGCGCAGACGCCGGTGCGCACCTTTGCCGCAATCGGCACGCTGGTGGTGGTGGCGCTGTATCTGATCGCGCAGATGGTCGGCGCCGGCAAACTGATCCAGCTGCTGTTCGGCATGAGCTACAGCTCCGCGGTGATGCTGGTCGGCGTGCTGATGGTGCTGTACGTGACCTTCGGCGGCATGCTGGCAACCACCTGGGTGCAGATCATCAAGGCGGTGATGCTGCTCTCGGGCGCCACCTTCATGGCCGCCATGGTGCTCTCGCTCACGGGCTTCAGCTTCGAGACCATGTTCCAGACTGCGGTGGCGAGCCATCCCAAGGGCAGCGCGATCATGAGCCCGGGGGGGCTTGTCTCCAATCCGGTCGATGCCATCTCGCTGGGCATAGGGCTGATGTTCGGCACCGCCGGACTGCCGCACATCCTGATGCGCTTCTTCACGGTGAAGGACGCCAAGGAGGCGCGCAAGAGCGTGTTCTTTGCCACCGGCTTCATCGGCTACTTCTATATCCTGACCTTCATCATCGGCTTCGGCGCCATCATGCTGGTGCTGGGCAAGCCCGAATTCACCGAGACCATCATGAAGGACGGTGAGCCGGTGAAGCAGCTGATCGGCGGCGCCAACATGGCGGCGGTGCATCTGGCAGGTGCGGTGGGCGGCGATTACTTCCTCGGCTTCATCTCGGCGGTGGCATTCGCAACCATTCTCGCGGTGGTCTCGGGTCTGGCGCTGTCGGGTGCCTCGGCGGTGTCGCATGATCTGTACGCCAACGTGTTCGCACGGGGCCATACCAACGAGGCCAAGGAGGTGCGGGTCTCGAAGATCGCCACCGTCGTGCTCGGCATTGTCGCCATCATCCTCGGGATCACCTTCGAGAACCAGAATGTCGCCTTCATGGTCGGCCTCGCGTTCGCCATCGCCGCCTCGGCCAATTTCCCGGTGCTGTTCCTGTCGATGTTCTGGAAAGGGCTGACCACACGCGGCGCGGTGATCGGCGGCACCATCGGCCTTGTCAGCGCGATACTGATGATCGTGCTCGGCCCCGCGGTCTGGGTGAAGACGCTTGGCCATCCCGCAGCCCTTTTCCCCTACGAGAATCCATCCCTCTTCTCGATGCCGCTGGCGTTCTTCAGCATCTGGCTGTTCTCGAAGCTGGACAACAGCACGCGCGCCGCCAACGAGAAGGCACTGTTCCTGCCGCAGTTCATCCGTTCGATGACCGGCATCGGTGCCGAAGGCGCTTCGCGCCACTAG
- a CDS encoding DUF485 domain-containing protein: MDEDLIGRIQANPKFAELVHKKTRLGWQLTIVMLTIYYGFVLLIAFSPSTLGMPLSAGSVTTLGIPLGVLVILSAFVITGIYVRRANTEFDQLNQELVQEVRS; encoded by the coding sequence ATGGACGAAGATCTGATTGGACGCATCCAGGCGAACCCCAAGTTCGCCGAACTGGTGCACAAGAAAACCCGCCTCGGCTGGCAGCTGACGATCGTGATGTTGACGATCTATTACGGATTCGTCCTGCTGATCGCTTTCTCGCCATCCACACTGGGCATGCCGCTCAGCGCCGGCAGCGTCACCACCCTTGGCATCCCGCTTGGCGTACTCGTCATCCTGTCGGCCTTCGTGATCACCGGTATCTATGTGCGCCGTGCCAATACCGAATTCGACCAGTTGAACCAGGAACTGGTGCAGGAGGTGCGCTCATGA
- a CDS encoding LysR family transcriptional regulator, whose translation MEIYQLRTFVAVALQGHLTQAAELLHLSQPAVTAQIKALEEELGIALFERYPGGVQLTEAGKLLLPDAQRILALSRDMLHRARGMSGEPKGKLRIGTIGVPGRLRLGPLLARLRQRYPLISVQTHHAISGVVLNDVRKKVLDGGFYLGRNPYQNLNTMVLSELRFCVAMPADWAKVYAEADWKALGQADWLGLSQFTSLSSITQELWREHNVAPNKVGEFDEEATLVEMLRAGIGLSILAERTAQRFAADGSIALWRGGETVIAAPLQFVYPAEREADPLICMLRDTLREVWELG comes from the coding sequence ATGGAAATCTATCAGCTGCGCACTTTCGTCGCCGTGGCGCTGCAGGGGCACCTGACCCAGGCGGCCGAACTCCTGCACCTGTCACAACCGGCTGTCACCGCGCAGATCAAGGCACTGGAGGAGGAGCTGGGCATCGCGCTGTTCGAGCGTTATCCGGGCGGCGTGCAACTGACCGAGGCGGGCAAGCTGCTGCTGCCTGATGCCCAGCGCATCCTGGCGTTGTCGCGCGACATGCTGCACCGGGCGCGGGGCATGTCGGGCGAGCCCAAGGGCAAGCTGCGCATCGGTACCATCGGCGTGCCGGGCCGGCTCAGGCTGGGCCCGCTGCTGGCCAGGCTGCGCCAGCGCTACCCGCTGATCTCGGTGCAGACACATCATGCGATCTCGGGCGTGGTGCTCAACGACGTGCGCAAGAAGGTGCTCGACGGCGGCTTCTATCTGGGCCGCAATCCGTACCAGAACCTGAATACCATGGTGCTCTCGGAACTGCGGTTCTGTGTGGCGATGCCGGCGGATTGGGCCAAGGTCTACGCCGAAGCCGACTGGAAGGCGCTGGGGCAGGCGGATTGGCTGGGGCTGTCGCAGTTCACCAGTCTGTCGTCGATCACGCAGGAGCTGTGGCGCGAGCACAATGTCGCTCCGAACAAGGTGGGTGAATTCGACGAGGAGGCGACGCTGGTCGAAATGCTCAGGGCCGGCATCGGTCTGAGCATCCTGGCCGAACGGACTGCGCAGCGCTTTGCTGCGGACGGCTCGATCGCGCTGTGGCGGGGCGGTGAGACCGTGATTGCGGCGCCACTGCAGTTTGTCTATCCGGCCGAGCGCGAGGCCGATCCGCTGATATGCATGCTGCGCGATACCCTGCGCGAGGTGTGGGAGCTTGGCTAA
- the rpmG gene encoding 50S ribosomal protein L33 has translation MREKIKLESSAGTGHFYTTTKNKRTMPEKIEIKKFDPVARKHVMYKETKLK, from the coding sequence ATGCGTGAAAAGATCAAGCTCGAATCCTCCGCCGGTACCGGTCACTTCTACACCACGACCAAGAACAAGCGGACCATGCCGGAAAAGATCGAGATCAAGAAGTTCGATCCGGTTGCCCGCAAGCATGTGATGTACAAGGAAACCAAGCTCAAGTAA
- the rpmB gene encoding 50S ribosomal protein L28, translating into MARVCIVTGKRPVTGNNVSHANNKTKRRFLPNLQSRRFWVESENRWVRLRVSNAALRTIDKNGIDAVLADLRARGEL; encoded by the coding sequence ATGGCTCGTGTATGCATTGTTACCGGCAAGCGTCCGGTAACCGGGAACAACGTTTCCCACGCCAACAACAAGACCAAGCGTCGCTTCCTTCCCAACCTCCAGTCCCGTCGTTTCTGGGTCGAGAGCGAAAACCGCTGGGTGCGTCTGCGTGTTTCCAATGCCGCACTGCGCACCATCGACAAGAACGGCATCGATGCCGTGCTGGCCGATCTGCGCGCCCGCGGCGAACTGTGA
- a CDS encoding DNA translocase FtsK — protein MLRGMAATIPAVDDGGAPRHDVHDTGLRSRRHRGRWAGSAVAIIGHSVPHPFVTMALFRKKNVANASARAALPPQIANALRESWWFLLVAVVLYMVLALASYHPADPGWSHSTSHLDVRNRAGMLGAWVADILLSLFGLSAWWWVAFCFAAIWWGYRRIDRILEESNKPVVLLACSGFLLVVLSSASLEALRLHSLSVPLPLAPGGVLGLALGGWLYHGLGFAGATLSLIAAWAIGMSLFTGLSWLGTMERLGAALEWLCFKAIDSWQAAQDRRIGRQAAVKREEKVTEEKKRQEDKPPLKIETAQLEVPVAKQAGKRLEKEKKELEKQQEAAQRQAAQPMLFEMEELPPIKVPPPRAGGEMMPALGLLAPPPVAQETISHETLEFTSRLIERKLADFNVEVKVVAAYPGPVITRYEIEPAIGVKGSQIVNLMKDLARALGLVSIRVVETIPGKTYMGLELPNPTRQMIRLSEILSSEPYHHMGSKLTMALGKDITGKPIVTDLARAPHMLVAGTTGSGKSVGVNAMILSLLYKASPDDVRFIMVDPKMLELSVYDDIPHLLAPVVTDMKLAANALNWCVAEMEKRYRLMSALGVRNLAGFNQKIKDAEKTGHKLTNPFTLTPDDPEPLSHLPFIVVVVDEFADLMMVAGKKIEELIARLAQKARAAGIHLILATQRPSVDVITGLIKANIPTRIAFQVSSKVDSRTILDQMGAEALLGQGDMLFLPPGTGYPQRVHGAFVADDEVHRVVEYLKSLGEPDYVDGILNGGFEAEAAAGGGAPWEGSSGGDPEGDALYDEAVAFVIKSRKASISSVQRQLRIGYNRAARLIEQMETAGLVSPMESNGNRTVLVPPGE, from the coding sequence ATGCTTCGTGGCATGGCAGCAACGATACCTGCAGTAGATGACGGCGGAGCACCGCGACACGACGTCCATGACACTGGTTTGCGCAGCCGTCGCCACCGCGGGCGCTGGGCCGGGTCCGCTGTGGCTATAATCGGGCATTCCGTGCCCCATCCATTTGTCACAATGGCTTTATTTCGCAAGAAGAACGTCGCCAACGCCTCGGCCCGCGCCGCGCTGCCACCCCAGATCGCCAACGCCTTGCGCGAGTCGTGGTGGTTCCTGCTGGTCGCGGTGGTACTGTACATGGTGCTGGCGCTGGCCTCGTACCACCCGGCCGATCCGGGCTGGTCGCACAGCACCAGCCATCTGGACGTGCGCAACCGTGCCGGCATGCTTGGCGCCTGGGTCGCCGATATCCTGCTCTCGCTGTTCGGCCTGTCCGCATGGTGGTGGGTCGCGTTCTGCTTCGCGGCGATCTGGTGGGGTTACCGCCGTATCGACCGTATCTTGGAAGAGTCGAACAAGCCGGTGGTGCTGCTCGCCTGCTCTGGCTTTCTGCTGGTGGTGCTCTCGTCGGCCAGTTTGGAGGCGCTGCGGCTGCACTCGCTGTCGGTTCCGCTGCCGCTGGCGCCAGGCGGTGTGCTTGGCCTTGCCCTGGGCGGCTGGCTCTATCACGGATTGGGATTCGCCGGGGCAACCTTGTCGCTGATCGCCGCCTGGGCAATCGGCATGTCGTTGTTCACCGGCCTGTCATGGCTGGGGACCATGGAAAGGCTGGGTGCGGCGCTCGAATGGCTCTGTTTCAAGGCGATCGACAGCTGGCAGGCCGCGCAGGACCGGCGTATCGGACGACAGGCCGCGGTCAAGCGCGAGGAAAAGGTCACCGAGGAAAAGAAGCGCCAGGAGGACAAGCCGCCGCTCAAGATCGAGACCGCGCAGCTGGAAGTGCCGGTGGCGAAACAGGCCGGGAAGCGTCTGGAAAAGGAAAAGAAGGAACTCGAAAAACAGCAGGAGGCCGCGCAGCGCCAGGCCGCGCAGCCCATGTTGTTCGAGATGGAAGAACTGCCGCCGATCAAGGTGCCGCCACCGCGCGCAGGCGGCGAGATGATGCCCGCGCTGGGCCTGCTGGCACCGCCCCCCGTCGCCCAGGAAACCATCAGCCACGAGACGCTGGAGTTCACCTCACGGCTGATCGAGCGCAAGCTGGCGGACTTCAACGTCGAGGTCAAGGTGGTCGCCGCCTATCCGGGCCCGGTGATCACCCGTTACGAGATCGAACCTGCGATCGGTGTCAAAGGCAGCCAGATCGTCAACCTGATGAAGGACCTTGCCCGTGCGCTCGGCCTGGTGTCGATCCGCGTGGTCGAGACCATTCCCGGCAAGACCTATATGGGATTGGAGCTGCCCAACCCCACCCGGCAGATGATCCGGCTCTCCGAGATCCTCTCGTCCGAGCCGTACCATCATATGGGCAGCAAGCTCACCATGGCGCTGGGCAAGGACATCACCGGCAAGCCCATCGTCACCGACCTCGCCCGCGCCCCCCACATGCTCGTCGCCGGCACCACCGGCTCGGGCAAGTCGGTCGGCGTCAACGCCATGATCCTGTCGCTGCTCTACAAGGCCAGCCCCGACGACGTCCGCTTCATCATGGTCGACCCCAAGATGCTCGAACTCTCGGTCTACGACGACATCCCCCACCTGCTCGCCCCCGTCGTCACCGACATGAAGCTCGCCGCCAATGCCCTCAACTGGTGCGTGGCCGAGATGGAGAAGCGCTACCGGCTGATGAGCGCCCTGGGCGTGCGCAACCTCGCCGGCTTCAACCAGAAGATCAAGGATGCCGAGAAGACCGGCCACAAGCTCACCAACCCGTTCACCCTCACCCCGGACGACCCGGAACCCTTGAGCCACCTGCCCTTCATCGTGGTGGTGGTCGACGAGTTCGCCGACCTGATGATGGTGGCCGGCAAGAAGATCGAGGAGCTGATCGCCCGGCTGGCGCAGAAGGCGCGCGCCGCCGGCATCCACCTGATCCTGGCAACGCAGCGGCCAAGCGTGGACGTGATCACGGGCCTGATCAAGGCCAACATCCCGACGCGGATCGCGTTCCAGGTGTCGTCCAAGGTGGACAGCCGGACCATCCTGGACCAGATGGGGGCGGAGGCGCTGCTGGGCCAGGGGGACATGTTGTTCCTGCCGCCGGGCACGGGGTATCCGCAGCGGGTGCATGGGGCGTTCGTGGCGGATGACGAGGTGCACCGGGTGGTGGAGTATCTGAAGTCGCTAGGCGAGCCGGACTACGTGGACGGCATCCTCAATGGCGGCTTCGAGGCCGAGGCGGCGGCAGGCGGCGGCGCGCCATGGGAAGGCAGCAGCGGTGGCGATCCGGAAGGCGACGCGCTCTATGACGAAGCGGTGGCCTTTGTGATCAAGAGCCGCAAGGCATCGATCTCGTCGGTGCAGCGTCAGTTGCGCATCGGCTACAACCGCGCTGCCAGACTGATCGAGCAGATGGAAACCGCCGGCCTCGTGAGCCCGATGGAGAGCAACGGCAACCGCACGGTGCTGGTGCCTCCGGGCGAATAA
- a CDS encoding lysophospholipid acyltransferase family protein gives MLWLAARLRDLVAWLDLALFTLLMLVLSWLPLHWLSGWYPRLFRSWCRVFARALRVQLRLHQHQTRRLPPRYILIANHPSAFEDIGIPALFPVTSLAKAEVRRWWLVGRIAAAAGTLFVTRENKDSRQAAQGALIAAVHAGHNVALYPEGGCKGRRLWEKFLYGAFTVSLETGIPIVPVFLHYEAQEAFEWADGETLLQKMWHILTAPNHVANYHVFDAFDPGQFAGRDHYAAHAHACFVAWQQRYLQ, from the coding sequence ATGCTCTGGCTTGCCGCACGCCTGCGCGACCTTGTCGCCTGGCTCGATCTGGCCCTGTTCACCCTTTTGATGCTGGTGCTTTCCTGGCTGCCGCTGCACTGGCTGTCAGGCTGGTATCCGCGGCTGTTCCGCAGTTGGTGCCGGGTGTTCGCACGTGCCTTGCGCGTCCAGTTGCGCCTGCACCAGCATCAGACACGCCGGCTGCCGCCTCGCTACATCCTGATCGCCAACCATCCATCCGCCTTCGAGGACATCGGCATTCCCGCATTGTTTCCGGTCACGAGCCTGGCCAAGGCTGAAGTGCGCCGATGGTGGCTGGTCGGCCGCATCGCAGCCGCCGCCGGCACGTTGTTCGTGACGCGTGAAAACAAGGATTCGCGCCAGGCGGCCCAGGGGGCGCTGATCGCGGCCGTGCATGCGGGGCACAATGTGGCGCTCTACCCGGAAGGCGGCTGCAAGGGCCGGCGGCTGTGGGAAAAATTCCTGTACGGCGCCTTCACCGTCTCGCTCGAAACCGGCATCCCCATCGTGCCGGTGTTCCTGCACTACGAAGCGCAGGAAGCATTCGAATGGGCCGACGGCGAGACCCTGCTGCAAAAGATGTGGCACATCCTGACCGCGCCCAACCACGTGGCCAACTATCACGTGTTCGATGCCTTCGATCCGGGGCAATTCGCCGGGCGCGACCACTACGCGGCCCATGCCCATGCATGCTTCGTGGCATGGCAGCAACGATACCTGCAGTAG
- a CDS encoding flagellar motor protein, which produces MDKISLFGLLLGITAIVLGQVLEGGHIGSLIQLTAFLIVIGGTTGAVMLQSRAEDFIAGVRLAKWVFVPPQHDFRKVLGVLVSWSQQARRGGLLALEPYVNAEKDPFVKRGLQMLVDGAEPEVIRRALELEVDAYEERARAAAKIWESAGGYAPTIGILGAVMGLIHVMENLSDPAKLGAGIAVAFVATIYGVGSANLLFLPISNKLKHHIATEVRRREMLLEGLYTIANGENPRLLESKLAGFVH; this is translated from the coding sequence ATGGACAAGATCAGTCTTTTCGGCCTGTTGCTAGGCATCACCGCGATCGTGCTGGGGCAGGTGCTCGAAGGTGGGCATATCGGCTCCCTGATCCAGCTCACCGCTTTTCTGATCGTGATCGGCGGAACCACCGGTGCGGTGATGCTGCAAAGCCGTGCCGAGGATTTCATCGCCGGGGTGCGGCTTGCCAAATGGGTGTTCGTTCCGCCGCAGCACGATTTCCGCAAGGTGCTCGGTGTGCTGGTCAGCTGGAGCCAGCAGGCGCGGCGCGGCGGATTGCTGGCGCTTGAACCCTATGTCAACGCCGAGAAGGATCCGTTCGTGAAGCGCGGCCTGCAGATGCTGGTGGACGGCGCCGAGCCCGAGGTGATCCGGCGCGCGCTGGAGCTGGAGGTGGACGCCTATGAGGAGCGCGCGCGCGCCGCGGCCAAGATCTGGGAATCGGCTGGCGGCTACGCCCCCACCATCGGCATCCTGGGTGCGGTGATGGGCTTGATCCACGTGATGGAAAACCTGTCCGACCCGGCAAAGCTGGGTGCCGGCATCGCAGTGGCCTTCGTCGCCACCATCTATGGTGTCGGCTCGGCCAACCTGCTGTTCCTGCCGATCTCCAACAAGCTCAAGCACCATATCGCCACCGAGGTACGTCGACGCGAGATGCTGCTCGAAGGGCTGTACACCATTGCCAACGGCGAGAATCCGCGGCTCCTGGAAAGCAAATTGGCGGGGTTTGTCCACTGA
- a CDS encoding RNA polymerase sigma factor FliA, with protein sequence MPSPRAIHLYRQTQASPQEDRVHAHVPLVKRIAYHMASRLPASVEVEDLIQVGLMGLMEAARNFDPTAGVQFETFATQRIRGAMLDELRHIDWVPRQARRAMREIEQAIRHLEQSLGRAPTDGEVAARMQLPLEQYQQLLADGRGHQLVYYEDFEQADENDQLDHYSADHEANPFEQLSQAGFRQTLIDGIAALPEREQLVMSLYYEEELNLKEIGAVLGVSESRVSQLHSQAVARLRTRLKDWLQTR encoded by the coding sequence ATGCCATCACCCCGAGCCATCCACCTTTATCGCCAGACCCAGGCTTCGCCACAGGAAGACCGGGTCCACGCGCATGTGCCGCTCGTCAAGCGCATCGCCTATCACATGGCGTCGCGGTTGCCCGCCAGTGTCGAGGTCGAGGATCTGATCCAGGTCGGACTGATGGGATTGATGGAGGCGGCGCGCAATTTCGATCCGACCGCCGGGGTGCAGTTCGAAACCTTCGCCACCCAGCGCATCCGCGGTGCAATGCTGGATGAGCTGCGGCACATCGACTGGGTACCGCGGCAGGCCCGCCGCGCCATGCGCGAGATCGAGCAGGCCATCCGGCACCTGGAGCAGTCACTGGGACGCGCGCCCACCGACGGGGAGGTGGCCGCCCGGATGCAGCTGCCACTTGAGCAGTACCAGCAACTGCTGGCCGACGGACGCGGCCATCAACTGGTGTACTACGAGGATTTCGAGCAGGCCGACGAGAACGACCAGCTTGACCATTATTCGGCCGACCACGAGGCCAATCCATTTGAACAGCTGTCGCAGGCCGGTTTCCGGCAGACCCTGATCGATGGCATCGCCGCCCTGCCCGAACGCGAACAGCTGGTGATGTCGCTCTATTACGAAGAAGAACTCAACCTCAAGGAAATCGGCGCCGTGCTTGGCGTCTCCGAGTCGCGCGTCTCGCAACTGCACAGTCAGGCCGTCGCCCGGCTGCGTACGCGGCTCAAGGACTGGCTGCAAACCCGCTAA